In one Musa acuminata AAA Group cultivar baxijiao chromosome BXJ2-5, Cavendish_Baxijiao_AAA, whole genome shotgun sequence genomic region, the following are encoded:
- the LOC135612968 gene encoding probable carboxylesterase 2: MDTEDEIMFELLPLIRIYKSGRVERYQDNETVPASVDPATGVSSKDVVIAADTGVSARLYVPGLGTDAQRRIPVLVYYHGGAFCIGNPFMPMFHNYLNSLVARAHVVAVSVNYRLAPEHPIPAAYDDSWKALRWVASHANGGPGPDRWLADHADFDRLFLAGDSAGANIAHHMAMRAGAEGLERGVGVHGVVLIHPYFLGSEPVESAAINPEMTARLERFWELACPTAAAGVDDPMINPLADGAPSLAGMDRKRVLVCVGVEDVLRDRGRAYYHRLREKRCGEVELYETDGKGHTFHFFDPTCDEALAQDRAICCFLDRERMRESSIE; the protein is encoded by the coding sequence ATGGATACTGAGGACGAGATCATGTTCGAATTGCTACCACTCATTCGCATATACAAGAGTGGCCGCGTCGAGCGGTACCAGGATAACGAGACCGTCCCGGCCTCCGTCGACCCTGCCACCGGAGTCTCGTCGAAGGACGTGGTGATCGCAGCCGACACCGGAGTCTCGGCACGCCTCTACGTCCCGGGTCTCGGCACCGACGCGCAGAGAAGAATCCCCGTCCTTGTCTACTACCATGGCGGCGCTTTCTGCATCGGTAACCCCTTCATGCCCATGTTCCACAACTATCTCAACTCCCTTGTAGCTCGGGCTCACGTCGTCGCCGTCTCGGTCAACTACCGGCTGGCGCCGGAGCACCCGATCCCGGCCGCCTACGATGACTCGTGGAAGGCGCTCCGGTGGGTGGCCTCCCACGCAAACGGGGGCCCGGGGCCGGACCGGTGGCTGGCCGACCACGCCGACTTCGACCGCCTCTTTCTCGCCGGCGACAGCGCGGGGGCCAACATAGCCCACCACATGGCCATGCGAGCGGGAGCTGAGGGGCTCGAACGTGGCGTCGGAGTCCATGGGGTGGTGCTCATCCATCCGTACTTCTTGGGGTCGGAGCCGGTGGAGTCGGCGGCGATAAACCCAGAGATGACTGCCAGATTGGAGAGGTTCTGGGAGTTGGCATGTCCGACGGCCGCAGCGGGCGTCGACGATCCGATGATCAACCCTCTGGCGGACGGTGCGCCTAGCTTGGCCGGCATGGACCGCAAGCGGGTGTTGGTGTGCGTGGGGGTGGAGGACGTTCTGAGGGACAGGGGAAGGGCTTACTACCACAGGCTGAGGGAGAAGAGGTGCGGAGAAGTGGAGCTGTACGAGACCGATGGAAAAGGCCACACCTTCCATTTCTTTGACCCTACTTGTGATGAAGCTTTGGCTCAAGATAGAGCCATCTGCTGCTTTCTCGATAGAGAGAGAATGAGAGAGTCTTCCATAGAATAA
- the LOC103985341 gene encoding purine permease 1 gives MEVEGQDLDRRNKDAPPQMNKGLRRALIAVNCVLMAIGNAGGPLLLRLYFHSGGKRQWLSGWLETGGWPIIFLPLLVSYLHRRRRLLRGPGHRHQPPTKLFLITRPLFLYCAALGLLLGLDDFLYAYGLSFLPVSTSALLISAQLVFTAFFAFVLVKQKFTPYSINSVVLLTVGAVMLGLHVSSDRPNNVTRGEYYMGFVLTLGAAAVYGLFLPLVELTYTKAKQAITYTLVMEMQMVMGFFATAFCTVGMLVNKDFQAIPREAKHYEQGEFRYYVVLVWCAILWQFLFLGTVGVIFCVNTLLAGVLIAVFIPVTEVFAVIFFKEKFGSEKGVALALSLWGLTSYSYGEYREGKRSQNTAADLSSQPV, from the exons ATGGAAGTGGAAGGGCAAGACCTCGACCGCCGGAACAAGGATGCCCCTCCCCAGATGAACAAAGGCCTCAGGAGGGCCCTCATCGCCGTCAACTGTGTCCTCATGGCGATCGGCAACGCCGGCGGCCCGCTTCTCCTCCGCCTCTACTTCCACAGCGGTGGCAAGCGGCAGTGGCTCTCGGGATGGCTCGAGACCGGTGGCTGGCCCATCATCTTCCTCCCTCTCCTCGTCTCttacctccaccgccgccgccgactCCTACGGGGCCCTGGTCACCGCCACCAACCCCCCACCAAGCTTTTCCTCATCACGCGGCCACTCTTCCTGTACTGCGCTGCTCTCGGCCTCCTCCTCGGCCTGGACGACTTCCTCTACGCGTACGGGCTCTCCTTCCTTCCCGTCTCCACCTCCGCCCTCCTCATATCGGCTCAGCTGGTCTTCACCGCCTTCTTCGCCTTCGTTTTGGTGAAGCAGAAGTTCACGCCGTACTCGATCAACTCGGTGGTGCTGCTGACGGTCGGGGCGGTGATGCTGGGCCTCCACGTGAGCTCCGACCGCCCGAACAACGTGACCAGGGGGGAGTACTACATGGGGTTCGTTCTGACACTGGGGGCGGCCGCCGTGTACGGGCTATTCCTCCCGCTGGTGGAGCTGACGTACACCAAGGCGAAGCAGGCGATAACCTACACGCTGGTGATGGAGATGCAGATGGTGATGGGGTTCTTCGCGACGGCTTTCTGCACTGTAGGGATGCTAGTGAACAAGGACTTCCAG GCCATTCCAAGGGAGGCAAAGCATTACGAGCAAGGGGAGTTCAGATACTACGTCGTACTAGTTTGGTGCGCCATCTTGTGGCAGTTCCTCTTCTTGGGCACCGTCGGCGTCATCTTCTGCGTCAACACGCTGCTCGCCGGCGTCCTCATCGCGGTGTTCATCCCGGTGACCGAGGTATTCGCAGTCATCTTCTTCAAAGAGAAGTTCGGCAGCGAGAAGGGCGTCGCTCTCGCTCTCTCACTCTGGGGTTTGACCTCCTACTCCTACGGAGAGTACAGGGAAGGAAAGCGTAGCCAAAACACGGCTGCCGATCTCAGCAGCCAGCCTGTTTGA
- the LOC103985339 gene encoding tuliposide A-converting enzyme 1, chloroplastic-like produces the protein MDADADASDEVVIDAPPFVRVYKSGRIERLVGTEVLLAGLDPASGVASKDVLVDPATNLTARLYLPDLSGSPPDKKIPVLVYYHGGGFVIETAFSPTYHNYLNSLVAAAGVVAVSVDYRRAPEHPLPAAYDDSWAALRWVASRPTEEAWLSERGDLGRVFLAGDSAGANIVHQMALRAAEDGLGGGDTEIRGLLLVHPFFCGAEPLEPESRDPKAREWVERLWAFVRPGTTGLDDPWIDPLTEGAPSLAALPCRRVLVTVAEKDMLRKKGREYQEALKRSGWEGEAELLETVGENHVFHLSDPKSDKALAKLQAVAAFLNS, from the coding sequence ATGGACGCCGACGCCGACGCCAGCGACGAAGTCGTCATCGACGCGCCACCCTTCGTTCGCGTCTACAAGAGCGGCCGGATCGAGCGTCTTGTCGGCACCGAGGTTCTCCTCGCCGGACTCGACCCTGCCAGTGGCGTCGCCTCCAAAGACGTCCTGGTCGACCCCGCCACCAACCTGACGGCGCGGCTCTACCTGCCTGACCTGTCCGGCAGCCCCCCCGACAAGAAGATCCCCGTCCTCGTCTACTACCACGGCGGCGGCTTCGTCATCGAGACCGCCTTCTCCCCGACGTACCACAACTACCTCAACTCTCTCGTGGCCGCGGCCGGCGTGGTGGCCGTGTCGGTTGACTACCGGCGCGCGCCGGAACACCCCCTCCCGGCCGCGTACGACGACTCGTGGGCGGCGCTCCGGTGGGTGGCGTCGCGGCCGACGGAGGAGGCGTGGCTTTCGGAGCGTGGGGATCTTGGGCGCGTGTTCTTGGCCGGGGACAGCGCGGGCGCCAACATTGTGCACCAGATGGCCCTGCGAGCGGCGGAAGATGGGCTGGGCGGCGGAGACACCGAGATCAGAGGGCTACTGCTGGTCCACCCGTTCTTCTGTGGGGCGGAGCCGCTGGAGCCGGAGAGCCGGGATCCCAAGGCGAGGGAGTGGGTGGAGCGCTTGTGGGCGTTCGTGCGCCCGGGGACAACCGGGCTGGACGACCCGTGGATCGACCCGCTGACGGAGGGGGCGCCGAGCTTGGCGGCCCTGCCGTGCCGGCGCGTGCTGGTGACGGTGGCGGAGAAGGACATGCTGCGGAAGAAAGGGCGTGAGTACCAGGAGGCGCTGAAGCGGAGCGGGTGGGagggggaggccgagctgctggagACGGTGGGAGAGAACCATGTCTTCCATCTCAGTGACCCCAAGAGCGACAAGGCGTTGGCCAAGCTGCAGGCGGTGGCCGCCTTCCTCAACTCCTGA
- the LOC135611875 gene encoding FCS-Like Zinc finger 5-like has product MMFMGKQPGTPMRRAPSSTEFSPSVLFDVGGPRPSDHNAIVHYLQPREAAQVESIPSPRSGVHSGRSGDGTAPFLRACGLCNCRLGPGRDIYMYRGEIAFCSLECRQLQMNLDEEKEKCALSDLSKE; this is encoded by the exons ATGATGTTCATGGGGAAGCAACCGGGGACGCCGATGAGGCGGGCACCGAGCTCGACGGAGTTCTCCCCCTCCGTCCTCTTCGATGTCGGGGGCCCTCGGCCGTCCGATCACAACGCGATAGTTCACTACCTTCAGCCGAGGGAGGCGGCGCAGGTGGAGTCCATTCCGTCGCCCCGCAGCGGCGTGCACAGTGGGAGGTCTGGCGACGGGACGGCGCCCTTCTTGAGGGCCTGCGGCCTCTGCAACTGCCGCCTCGGGCCTGGCCGGGATATATACATGTATAG GGGTGAAATTGCCTTCTGCAGCCTCGAGTGTCGCCAGCTACAGATGAATCTGGATGAGGAGAAAGAGAAGTGTGCTCTCTCTGACCTCTCTAAAGAATAG